The DNA segment TATAGACAAACCTTGAAGGAACGGCGGAACGTTGTCGAACGCCGCTTGATCAGAAGTTTCCGCCGTTCCAGCCCCAGTCGGTGGTGGCGGTGTAGCGGATGTAGGTGCGGTCGGCCGGAATGCCGAGCTCCTTGCCCAGCGCGGCCATGATCTGCTCGGTCAGCTTCTCCCAGGCGGAACCCGGCACGGAACGGCCGAACACGTTCACCTCCACATAGGCCGCGGGCTTGGAATCGTCGCCGCCGAAGTAGATTGGCATATTGTCCTCGAATGGGCACATCAGCCAGCCTTCGGACTTACCCGGTACGGCGGTGATGGCCTTGCCATAGGCGGTTTTCAGCGCCTCGCGCTGTGCGGGGGTGG comes from the Bifidobacterium angulatum DSM 20098 = JCM 7096 genome and includes:
- a CDS encoding phenylpyruvate tautomerase MIF-related protein, which produces MPVIHTHVSVSTTPAQREALKTAYGKAITAVPGKSEGWLMCPFEDNMPIYFGGDDSKPAAYVEVNVFGRSVPGSAWEKLTEQIMAALGKELGIPADRTYIRYTATTDWGWNGGNF